A genomic segment from Triticum dicoccoides isolate Atlit2015 ecotype Zavitan chromosome 1A, WEW_v2.0, whole genome shotgun sequence encodes:
- the LOC119278973 gene encoding uncharacterized protein LOC119278973 — protein sequence MPSASKSKAKDRAAAFKAAKEQPKVAVKPVGNGTGASTFNNLSGKFHLLEPSSSLLGSQGNEKLRNTDEIDEHSRSSHGTGDFDCTSNNGSCSGESEDTKDKSTSTAPRVDSIPGCDLDKREKIRQKNEKKHQRQKERRAQELHERCKGYLMSRKLETLAQKLVAMGFSSDQATMALIHNEGCLEESVAWLCNFDGSDETKQQAAAAQQSGANLKIDITDELAKIVILEAKFKCTKQEVERAIVSSEGDLEKAEEALKTQKQESATTTSKPEVSGDSSGLVNKPQVMLAQNPARPQTNGFSSVGPQQMRRDEKDPNYKLLVNGSGPKEPAVKGFQPLATTVKSDLVRQQFFQPEKRRVIANSVPSAPYVTSSPVPVAVPQIKAETRHVAAGNEMKSAMHNGSLRDPVVVMQRPQSAAAKQSLPSTSHSMFASDPPSREWYMNGASGVDMMLNGGLGHGLRNMSLENANSAKQQFMHANHQQSFVSNPVELAANGWGGTWGPGGASSSQAGGSAHGTFRGGGWSSSEPSSALSHADWRSNAPAPCDYTSIDWSLDTTLLNPAAKSEWLSDTWSTMFMGGRSTRPAGGNLGLGGAGGMNGLHESSSGLPMEPAPSPRPYEWPSFCRGGSS from the coding sequence ATGCCGTCTGCATCCAAATCCAAGGCAAAGGATAGGGCAGCTGCTTTCAAAGCAGCAAAAGAGCAACCTAAGGTGGCTGTCAAGCCAGTGGGGAATGGCACCGGTGCAAGTACTTTTAATAACCTCTCTGGAAAATTTCATCTTTTGGAGCCATCATCCTCTTTGCTGGGTAGCCAGGGTAACGAAAAGTTGAGGAATACAGATGAAATAGACGAGCATTCTCGTAGCTCGCATGGTACAGGGGACTTTGATTGCACCTCAAATAATGGTAGCTGTTCTGGAGAGTCAGAAGATACAAAGGACAAATCAACCAGCACTGCGCCTCGAGTGGACTCTATTCCTGGATGTGATCTTGATAAACGTGAGAAGATCAGACAAAAGAATGAGAAGAAGCATCAAAGGCAGAAGGAGAGGCGCGCCCAGGAATTGCACGAGCGTTGCAAGGGATACCTAATGTCCAGAAAGTTGGAGACACTTGCTCAGAAGCTTGTTGCAATGGGTTTCTCATCAGACCAGGCAACGATGGCCCTTATACATAACGAGGGCTGTCTTGAGGAGTCTGTTGCCTGGCTATGTAATTTTGATGGCAGTGATGAAACGAAGCAGCAAGCTGCAGCAGCTCAACAGTCTGGAGCTAATTTGAAGATTGATATAACTGATGAGCTCGCAAAGATTGTGATCCTGGAGGCGAAATTTAAGTGTACAAAGCAAGAGGTAGAAAGGGCTATTGTTTCTTCTGAGGGTGATCTAGAAAAGGCTGAGGAGGCCTTGAAGACACAGAAGCAAGAATCAGCAACAACCACATCTAAGCCTGAAGTGTCTGGTGATTCAAGTGGCTTGGTTAACAAGCCGCAGGTCATGCTTGCGCAGAACCCAGCAAGGCCTCAAACAAATGGGTTCTCTTCTGTAGGGCCTCAGCAAATGAGGAGAGATGAGAAGGACCCAAACTACAAGCTTTTAGTAAATGGTAGTGGCCCAAAAGAACCTGCAGTTAAAGGGTTTCAACCATTGGCCACAACAGTGAAGTCAGATTTGGTCCGTCAACAATTTTTTCAACCCGAGAAGAGGCGGGTTATTGCCAATTCGGTTCCATCAGCTCCTTATGTGACATCATCTCCGGTGCCTGTTGCAGTCCCACAAATTAAGGCAGAAACACGACATGTGGCAGCCGGCAATGAGATGAAAAGTGCAATGCATAACGGAAGCTTGCGAGACCCGGTAGTTGTAATGCAGCGTCCTCAATCCGCAGCTGCCAAGCAAAGTCTACCATCCACAAGCCATAGTATGTTTGCATCAGACCCACCTTCAAGGGAATGGTACATGAATGGCGCATCAGGGGTGGATATGATGTTGAATGGTGGTTTAGGGCATGGACTACGTAATATGAGTTTGGAGAATGCTAATTCTGCCAAGCAGCAGTTCATGCATGCAAACCATCAACAAAGTTTTGTTTCCAATCCTGTGGAGCTGGCTGCTAATGGTTGGGGTGGTACATGGGGTCCTGGAGGTGCATCATCTTCCCAGGCTGGGGGGTCGGCACATGGGACGTTCAGAGGAGGAGGATGGAGCTCATCCGAGCCGTCTTCAGCTTTATCTCATGCTGATTGGAGAAGCAATGCGCCAGCACCGTGCGACTACACTTCAATAGATTGGAGCCTCGACACAACATTGTTAAACCCTGCAGCGAAGAGCGAGTGGCTGTCTGACACATGGTCAACCATGTTCATGGGCGGCAGATCCACAAGGCCTGCTGGGGGGAACCTTGGCCTTGGTGGTGCGGGAGGCATGAATGGGTTGCATGAGAGCAGCAGTGGTCTTCCAATGGAGCCTGCTCCATCACCCCGCCCTTATGAGTGGCCTTCTTTCTGCAGGGGAGGATCTTCCTAG